The Corvus hawaiiensis isolate bCorHaw1 chromosome 10, bCorHaw1.pri.cur, whole genome shotgun sequence genome includes a window with the following:
- the TNK2 gene encoding activated CDC42 kinase 1 isoform X6, with protein sequence MRRFQALHRSFPFLTRFRLYRRLSCSMQAEEGTDWLLELLTELQLQQYFLRIRDELNVTRLSHFEYVKNEDLEKIGMGRPGQRRLWEAVKRRKAMCKRKSWMSKVFSGKRLESELPPQPQSTFRKPPTPPPPEAGGQHSLTCLVRERDLSIFEKLGDGSFGVVRRGEWCTPAGKTLNVAVKCLKTDVLSQPEALDDFIREVNAMHSLDHRNLIRLYGVVLSHPMKMVTELAPLGSLLDRLRKNQGHFLISTLCQYAIQVAKGMAYLESKRFIHRDLAARNILLASNELVKIGDFGLMRALPKNDDHYVMQEHRKVPFAWCAPESLKTRTFSHASDTWMFGVTLWEMFTYGQEPWIGLNGSQILHKIDKEGERLPRPEDCPQDIYNVMLQCWAHKPEDRPTFVALRDFLVEAQPTDMRALQDFEEPDKLHIQMNDIITVIEGRAENYWWRGQNKRTLKVGQFPRNTVTSVAGLSAHDISQPLKNSFIHTGHGDTNPQHCWGFPDKIDELYLGNPMDPPDILGVDPSAARPTQLPGRAKRQPPPRPPQPTVLLTKPCYDPVSEEEEGLPGGLRKLCLKKPGTGKGLRPVKPSARVPGTKVGERQPGRLASEGLASSEVTLIDFGEEVPQGSPSPVGELTAPSLAKLAMEACSLLDKTPPQSPTRALPRPLHPTPVVDWDARPLPPPPAYDDVAQDEDDIEVCSITSPPSRRGKTNYGFVDESERGPALEDNLFLPPKETKQPSMTQTTELFEELQQECMKRLNVPLGPATPADDKPQIPPRVPIPPRPLRRNEPGRWSGDLSPASGGEEDRPPQIPPRDPLSQPTSRTPSPMALQVGSPQQRAALCSCLSTSPGKPMPTTQSFALDPKYATPKVIQAQGKDCSKGPCILPIVKDGQKVSSTHYYLLPERPAYLDKYEKFFKEAKSPEEVPASRQVTTATVRPMVQQPLPDCKANFSSNNSNPGPKCLVKASCSLQKIVYDGPDVCRPADKIRLVQETVHGVTTEECQAALQNHNWNIQRAIQYLKVEQLFCLGLKSRMECQRVLEMFDWNLAQASSHLLDPYSTTRQKW encoded by the exons GTGTTCAGTGGGAAGCGCCTGGAGTCGGAGCTGCCGCCCCAGCCCCAGAGTACCTTCCGCAAGCCCCCCACGCCACCACCCCCTGAAGCTGGGGGCCAACACTCCCTCACCTGCCTTGTGCGGGAGCGGGACCTCTCGATCTTTGAGAAGCTGGGTGACGGCTCCTTTGGTGTTGTGCGTCGCGGCGAGTGGTGCACGCCTGCCGGCAAGACG CTGAATGTGGCAGTGAAGTGCCTCAAGACAGATGTGCTGAGCCAGCCAGAGGCACTGGACGACTTCATCCGGGAGGTGAATGCCATGCACTCCCTGGACCACAGGAACCTCATCCGCCTGTATGGTGTGGTGCTCTCCCACCCCATGAAGATG GTGACAGAGCTGGCCCCACTGGGTTCCCTTCTGGACCGCCTGCGGAAGAACCAGGGCCATTTCCTCATCTCCACCCTGTGCCAGTATGCCATCCAGGTGGCCAAGGGCATGGCCTACCTGGAGTCCAAGCGCTTCATCCACCGCGACCTGGCTGCCCGCAACATCCTGCTGGCCTCCAATGAGCTCGTCAAGATTGGGGACTTCGGACTGATGCGGGCCCTGCCCAAAAATGATGATCACTACGTGATGCAGGAGCATCGCAAGGTCCCCTTTGCCTG GTGTGCTCCTGAGAGCCTGAAGACCCGCACCTTCTCCCATGCCAGTGACACCTGGATGTTCGGAGTGACCCTCTGGGAGATGTTCACCTATGGTCAGGAGCCTTGGATCGGCCTCAATGGCAGCCAG ATCCTGCACAAGATAGACAAGGAGGGTGAGCGGCTGCCGCGGCCTGAGGACTGTCCCCAGGACATCTACAACGtcatgctgcagtgctgggcacacAAGCCTGAGGACCGACCCACCTTCGTGGCCTTGCGAGACTTCTTGGTGGAG GCTCAGCCCACCGACATGAGAGCGCTGCAGGACTTTGAGGAGCCAGACAAGCTGCACATCCAGATGAACGACATCATCACGGTCATCGAGGGCAG GGCCGAGAATTACTGGTGGCGGGGTCAGAATAAACGGACCCTAAAAGTTGGCCAATTTCCCCGAAACACGGTGACCTCGGTGGCAGGGCTGTCAGCCCACGACATCAGCCAGCCGCTTAAAAACAGCTTCATCCACACAGGCCATGGAGACACCAACCCGCAGCACTGCTGGGGGTTTCCCGATAAAATTGATGA gCTGTACCTGGGAAATCCCATGGACCCTCCTGACATTTTAGGTGTGGACCCGAGCGCTGCCAGACCTACACAGCTTCCAGGGAGGGCTAAAA ggcagcctcctcCACGCCCACCTCAGCCTACCGTCCTGCTCACCA AGCCTTGCTACGACCCGGtcagtgaggaggaggagggtctGCCAGGGGGTCTCCGGAAGCTCTGCCTGAAGAAgccaggcacagggaagggTCTGCGACCAGTCAAGCCATCAGCACGAGTACCGGGCACCAAGGTGGGCGAGCGGCAACCCGGACGGCTGGCAAGCGAGGGGCTGGCAAGCAGCGAGGTGACCCTCATTGACTTTGGGGAGGAAGTGCCCCAGGGTAGCCCCTCTCCAGTGGGGGAGCTGACAGCCCCATCGTTAGCCAAGCTGGCCATGGAGGCCTGCTCTTTGCTGGACAAGACCCCACCACAGAGCCCCACGCGGGCTCTTCCTCGGCCTCTCCACCCCACGCCAGTGGTGGACTGGGACGCCCGGCCGTTGCCCCCACCGCCTGCCTATGATGACGTGGCACAGGATGAGGATGATATTGAGGTCTGCTCTATCACTAGCCCTCCAAGCCGGCGGGGCAAGACCAACTATGGCTTTGTGGATGAGAGTGAGCGGGGACCAGCACTGGAGGACAACCTCTTCCTGCCCCCCAAGGAGACCAAACAGCCCAGCATGACGCAGACCACCGAGCTCTtcgaggagctgcagcaggagtgcaTGAAGAGGCTCAACGTCCCTCTGGGACCGGCCACCCCAGCTGACGACAAGCCCCAAATCCCGCCCCGTGTCCCAATCCCACCCCGGCCCCTTCGCCGCAATGAGCCTGGGCGCTGGTCAGGGGACCTTTCCCCAGCTTCGGGGGGCGAGGAAGACCGGCCGCCCCAGATCCCTCCACGGGACCCACTGTCACAGCCCACTTCCCGGACACCCAGCCCCatggctctgcaggtgggctctcccCAGCAACGTgctgccctctgctcctgcctctccacCTCACCAGGGAAGCCCATGCCCACCACACAGAGCTTTGCCCTTGACCCCAAATACGCCACCCCCAAGGTCATCCAGGCACAGGGCAAGGACTGCTCCAAGGGACCCTGCATCCTGCCTATCGTGAAGGATGGGCAGAAGGTCAGCAGCACTCACTACTACCTGCTGCCCGAGCGCCCTGCCTACCTGGACAAGTATGAGAAGTTTTTCAAGGAGGCTAAAAGCCCTGAGGAGGTGCCAGCATCCCGCCAGGTCACCACAGCCACTGTCCGTCCCATggtgcagcagccactgccagaCTGCAAGGCCAACTTTTCCTCCAACAACAGCAACCCTGGGCCCAAGTGCCTGGTGAAAGCCTCCTGCAGCCTCCAGAAGATCGTTTATGACGGGCCAGATGTTTGCCGTCCTGCTGACAAGATCCGGCTG GTGCAGGAGACGGTGCATGGCGTGACCACCGAGGAGTGtcaggcagccctgcagaaccACAACTGGAACATCCAACGGGCCATCCAGTACCTGAAG GTGGAGCAGCTCTTCTGCCTGGGGCTGAAGTCCCGTATGGAGTGCCAGCGGGTGCTGGAGATGTTCGACTGGAACCTGGCACAGGCTAGCTCCCACCTCCTCGATCCCTACAGCACCACCCGCCAGAA GTGGTGA
- the TNK2 gene encoding activated CDC42 kinase 1 isoform X7 codes for MQAEEGTDWLLELLTELQLQQYFLRIRDELNVTRLSHFEYVKNEDLEKIGMGRPGQRRLWEAVKRRKAMCKRKSWMSKVFSGKRLESELPPQPQSTFRKPPTPPPPEAGGQHSLTCLVRERDLSIFEKLGDGSFGVVRRGEWCTPAGKTLNVAVKCLKTDVLSQPEALDDFIREVNAMHSLDHRNLIRLYGVVLSHPMKMVTELAPLGSLLDRLRKNQGHFLISTLCQYAIQVAKGMAYLESKRFIHRDLAARNILLASNELVKIGDFGLMRALPKNDDHYVMQEHRKVPFAWCAPESLKTRTFSHASDTWMFGVTLWEMFTYGQEPWIGLNGSQILHKIDKEGERLPRPEDCPQDIYNVMLQCWAHKPEDRPTFVALRDFLVEAQPTDMRALQDFEEPDKLHIQMNDIITVIEGRAENYWWRGQNKRTLKVGQFPRNTVTSVAGLSAHDISQPLKNSFIHTGHGDTNPQHCWGFPDKIDELYLGNPMDPPDILGVDPSAARPTQLPGRAKRQPPPRPPQPTVLLTKPCYDPVSEEEEGLPGGLRKLCLKKPGTGKGLRPVKPSARVPGTKVGERQPGRLASEGLASSEVTLIDFGEEVPQGSPSPVGELTAPSLAKLAMEACSLLDKTPPQSPTRALPRPLHPTPVVDWDARPLPPPPAYDDVAQDEDDIEVCSITSPPSRRGKTNYGFVDESERGPALEDNLFLPPKETKQPSMTQTTELFEELQQECMKRLNVPLGPATPADDKPQIPPRVPIPPRPLRRNEPGRWSGDLSPASGGEEDRPPQIPPRDPLSQPTSRTPSPMALQVGSPQQRAALCSCLSTSPGKPMPTTQSFALDPKYATPKVIQAQGKDCSKGPCILPIVKDGQKVSSTHYYLLPERPAYLDKYEKFFKEAKSPEEVPASRQVTTATVRPMVQQPLPDCKANFSSNNSNPGPKCLVKASCSLQKIVYDGPDVCRPADKIRLVQETVHGVTTEECQAALQNHNWNIQRAIQYLKVEQLFCLGLKSRMECQRVLEMFDWNLAQASSHLLDPYSTTRQKW; via the exons GTGTTCAGTGGGAAGCGCCTGGAGTCGGAGCTGCCGCCCCAGCCCCAGAGTACCTTCCGCAAGCCCCCCACGCCACCACCCCCTGAAGCTGGGGGCCAACACTCCCTCACCTGCCTTGTGCGGGAGCGGGACCTCTCGATCTTTGAGAAGCTGGGTGACGGCTCCTTTGGTGTTGTGCGTCGCGGCGAGTGGTGCACGCCTGCCGGCAAGACG CTGAATGTGGCAGTGAAGTGCCTCAAGACAGATGTGCTGAGCCAGCCAGAGGCACTGGACGACTTCATCCGGGAGGTGAATGCCATGCACTCCCTGGACCACAGGAACCTCATCCGCCTGTATGGTGTGGTGCTCTCCCACCCCATGAAGATG GTGACAGAGCTGGCCCCACTGGGTTCCCTTCTGGACCGCCTGCGGAAGAACCAGGGCCATTTCCTCATCTCCACCCTGTGCCAGTATGCCATCCAGGTGGCCAAGGGCATGGCCTACCTGGAGTCCAAGCGCTTCATCCACCGCGACCTGGCTGCCCGCAACATCCTGCTGGCCTCCAATGAGCTCGTCAAGATTGGGGACTTCGGACTGATGCGGGCCCTGCCCAAAAATGATGATCACTACGTGATGCAGGAGCATCGCAAGGTCCCCTTTGCCTG GTGTGCTCCTGAGAGCCTGAAGACCCGCACCTTCTCCCATGCCAGTGACACCTGGATGTTCGGAGTGACCCTCTGGGAGATGTTCACCTATGGTCAGGAGCCTTGGATCGGCCTCAATGGCAGCCAG ATCCTGCACAAGATAGACAAGGAGGGTGAGCGGCTGCCGCGGCCTGAGGACTGTCCCCAGGACATCTACAACGtcatgctgcagtgctgggcacacAAGCCTGAGGACCGACCCACCTTCGTGGCCTTGCGAGACTTCTTGGTGGAG GCTCAGCCCACCGACATGAGAGCGCTGCAGGACTTTGAGGAGCCAGACAAGCTGCACATCCAGATGAACGACATCATCACGGTCATCGAGGGCAG GGCCGAGAATTACTGGTGGCGGGGTCAGAATAAACGGACCCTAAAAGTTGGCCAATTTCCCCGAAACACGGTGACCTCGGTGGCAGGGCTGTCAGCCCACGACATCAGCCAGCCGCTTAAAAACAGCTTCATCCACACAGGCCATGGAGACACCAACCCGCAGCACTGCTGGGGGTTTCCCGATAAAATTGATGA gCTGTACCTGGGAAATCCCATGGACCCTCCTGACATTTTAGGTGTGGACCCGAGCGCTGCCAGACCTACACAGCTTCCAGGGAGGGCTAAAA ggcagcctcctcCACGCCCACCTCAGCCTACCGTCCTGCTCACCA AGCCTTGCTACGACCCGGtcagtgaggaggaggagggtctGCCAGGGGGTCTCCGGAAGCTCTGCCTGAAGAAgccaggcacagggaagggTCTGCGACCAGTCAAGCCATCAGCACGAGTACCGGGCACCAAGGTGGGCGAGCGGCAACCCGGACGGCTGGCAAGCGAGGGGCTGGCAAGCAGCGAGGTGACCCTCATTGACTTTGGGGAGGAAGTGCCCCAGGGTAGCCCCTCTCCAGTGGGGGAGCTGACAGCCCCATCGTTAGCCAAGCTGGCCATGGAGGCCTGCTCTTTGCTGGACAAGACCCCACCACAGAGCCCCACGCGGGCTCTTCCTCGGCCTCTCCACCCCACGCCAGTGGTGGACTGGGACGCCCGGCCGTTGCCCCCACCGCCTGCCTATGATGACGTGGCACAGGATGAGGATGATATTGAGGTCTGCTCTATCACTAGCCCTCCAAGCCGGCGGGGCAAGACCAACTATGGCTTTGTGGATGAGAGTGAGCGGGGACCAGCACTGGAGGACAACCTCTTCCTGCCCCCCAAGGAGACCAAACAGCCCAGCATGACGCAGACCACCGAGCTCTtcgaggagctgcagcaggagtgcaTGAAGAGGCTCAACGTCCCTCTGGGACCGGCCACCCCAGCTGACGACAAGCCCCAAATCCCGCCCCGTGTCCCAATCCCACCCCGGCCCCTTCGCCGCAATGAGCCTGGGCGCTGGTCAGGGGACCTTTCCCCAGCTTCGGGGGGCGAGGAAGACCGGCCGCCCCAGATCCCTCCACGGGACCCACTGTCACAGCCCACTTCCCGGACACCCAGCCCCatggctctgcaggtgggctctcccCAGCAACGTgctgccctctgctcctgcctctccacCTCACCAGGGAAGCCCATGCCCACCACACAGAGCTTTGCCCTTGACCCCAAATACGCCACCCCCAAGGTCATCCAGGCACAGGGCAAGGACTGCTCCAAGGGACCCTGCATCCTGCCTATCGTGAAGGATGGGCAGAAGGTCAGCAGCACTCACTACTACCTGCTGCCCGAGCGCCCTGCCTACCTGGACAAGTATGAGAAGTTTTTCAAGGAGGCTAAAAGCCCTGAGGAGGTGCCAGCATCCCGCCAGGTCACCACAGCCACTGTCCGTCCCATggtgcagcagccactgccagaCTGCAAGGCCAACTTTTCCTCCAACAACAGCAACCCTGGGCCCAAGTGCCTGGTGAAAGCCTCCTGCAGCCTCCAGAAGATCGTTTATGACGGGCCAGATGTTTGCCGTCCTGCTGACAAGATCCGGCTG GTGCAGGAGACGGTGCATGGCGTGACCACCGAGGAGTGtcaggcagccctgcagaaccACAACTGGAACATCCAACGGGCCATCCAGTACCTGAAG GTGGAGCAGCTCTTCTGCCTGGGGCTGAAGTCCCGTATGGAGTGCCAGCGGGTGCTGGAGATGTTCGACTGGAACCTGGCACAGGCTAGCTCCCACCTCCTCGATCCCTACAGCACCACCCGCCAGAA GTGGTGA